In the genome of Coregonus clupeaformis isolate EN_2021a chromosome 11, ASM2061545v1, whole genome shotgun sequence, one region contains:
- the LOC121531459 gene encoding ras association domain-containing protein 9-like: MSDEAKDNDDKETVPGKEIQVSVCDEEKVVCGVTKHTTCADIVQVLLEDHKITPESKRLLHGDPKYFCLLERWKGFERALPPLTRILRLWNACGDQRLLIQFTLVKASDFVPQSGAKGAKSLKGAKGTKRWEQGPAQYSQLIPMERQKRMVKKAFRKLEKIHKEKRVMEFSPGSEEIDRMVHLLIQQDHTIRQQTQKMRELDSEMECLHMELKVGQGQDTELLHEGSPSLSPVSFPHNQSMDSKPGVSEEELLQECLYNSDGVAQLEMQVQRHQELIAQLSQDFDAELTRAMLALPEVPKEDTQLQGAMAESGVTSDPYLSWESAELERLHAELRLSLCTGASLHTQTADLQKALKHYDTTLASKDQECWQLASQLSTLQVGESAQEMPRLGTMKGQARYIAPPAVRFKHNLSPTDVTDTDSDTGISSTHSQDSLSPCLDMILPPLDTAV; the protein is encoded by the exons ATGTCTGATGA GGCGAAAGACAACGACGACAAAGAAACTGTGCCAGGAAAAGAGATccaggtgtctgtgtgtgatgaGGAGAAGGTGGTGTGTGGTGTGACCAAACACACGACATGTGCTGACATAGTCCAAGTCTTACTGGAAGACCACAAGATCACCCCCGAGAGCAAGAGGCTCCTGCACGGCGACCCCAAATACTTCTGCCTGCTAGAGCGTTGGAAAGGCTTTGAGAGGGCTCTGCCTCCCTTAACCCGCATCCTCAGGCTATGGAATGCCTGTGGAGACCAGAGACTGTTAATCCAGTTCACCCTGGTCAAGGCCAGCGATTTTGTCCCCCAATCAGGAGCCAAGGGGGCCAAATCCCTCAAGGGGGCCAAGGGGACTAAGAGATGGGAGCAGGGCCCGGCCCAGTACTCCCAGTTGATACCGATGGAGAGGCAGAAACGTATGGTGAAGAAGGCCTTCAGGAAGCTGGAGAAGATCCATAAGGAGAAGAGGGTAATGGAATTTTCTCCGGGCAGTGAAGAGATCGACAGGATGGTTCATCTCCTTATACAGCAGGACCACACCATCCGGCAGCAGACCCAGAAGATGCGAGAGCTGGACAGTGAGATGGAGTGCTTACACATGGAGCTGAAGGTGGGTCAGGGGCAGGACACAGAGCTTCTCCATGAgggctctccctcactctccccggTCTCCTTCCCCCACAACCAGAGCATGGACAGCAAGCCGGGGGTCTCCGAGGAGGAGCTGCTGCAGGAGTGCCTGTACAACAGTGACGGGGTGGCCCAGTTGGAGATGCAGGTGCAGAGGCATCAGGAGCTTATTGCCCAGCTGTCCCAGGACTTCGATGCAGAGCTGACGAGGGCCATGTTAGCATTACCGGAGGTCCCCAAAGAGGATACTCAGTTACAGGGGGCAATGGCAGAGTCTGGGGTCACTTCCGACCCATACCTGTCCTGGGAATCGGCAGAACTAGAGAGACTGCATGCCGAACTGAGGCTTAGCCTTTGCACCGGCGCGTCCCTTCACACCCAAACGGCCGATTTGCAGAAGGCGCTAAAGCACTATGACACAACACTTGCCTCCAAGGACCAGGAGTGCTGGCAGCTGGCCTCCCAGCTGAGCACATTGCAGGTTGGGGAAAGTGCACAGGAAATGCCAAGGCTTGGGACTATGAAAGGCCAGGCCCGGTACATTGCTCCACCGGCAGTTAGATTCAAACACAACCTGTCCCCTACAGATGTTACAGACACAGACTCTGACACAGGGATCAGCTCCACACACAGTCAGgactctctgtctccctgcctggaCATGATCCTGCCACCGTTGGACACAGCTGTCTAA